A stretch of Oncorhynchus mykiss isolate Arlee chromosome 12, USDA_OmykA_1.1, whole genome shotgun sequence DNA encodes these proteins:
- the LOC110486861 gene encoding NADPH oxidase organizer 1-like isoform X2: MKKKFPPANPLKKSDRIIPRFRDWRMKINTKNNGPSKSVVQLKFLEKYCSELLSCDPRVSQCPELIRYFHPKDQDLQPEFAKNSIMIMPSEDSAGHDKSVNIGNVTQPFVTEAYRCMAPYETKDTKNRPFKVAVDENLDVLIKDKAGWWLVENEDKRMAWFPAPYLEKVEGNEDDDSDESYGESVLYSAVRSYKATNRDEVSMDIGSVVEVLQKSDNGWWLIRYNGKSGFVPAMYLQPYNNPRVRLAALNLAQLQVHSSSSDHTLAGHSHERSHSQSNILQPPSSQPSTPNQLKPTDKLKSHSFNVLTVPRLSPSPVMVTTPAPAYPSKGTPMPTIMVEVDGEMDRRKRSLAGSMGSEGSMGSEGSDFSDDLSSSSCSSSLNLSRADMDERLRRARTPPPMVADRLNPDSGVLEGRMVHGRSDPNMFKMAPTTPKVPPRPRVQEILTRCTTVTRKNASKAKLSPAPAVILSR, encoded by the exons ATGAAGAAGAAATTCCCACCTGCGAACCCACTTAAAAAATCGGACAGAATTATTCCTAGATTTCGAG ACTGGAGGATGAAGATTAACACAAAGAATAATGGTCCAAGCAAGTCGGTGGTCCAGCTCAAGTTTTTGGAGAAATACTGCAGCGAGCTCCTCAGCTGTGACCCGCGCGTCTCACAATGTCCTGAACTCATCCGGTACTTCCACCCCAAGGACCAAGATCTACAGCCAGAGTTTGCCAAGAATAG TATCATGATCATGCCTTCAGAGGATTCCGCTGGACATGACAAGAGTGTCAACATTGGAAACGTTACGCAGCCGTTCGTAACAGAGGCATACCGGTGCATGGCACCTTATGAGACCAAAGACACCAAGAACCGGCCGTTCAAAGTGGCCGTGGACGAAAACTTGGACGTGCTCATCAAAGACAAAGCAG GCTGGTGGCTGGTGGAGAATGAGGACAAGCGTATGGCCTGGTTCCCTGCTCCATACCTGGAGAAGGTAGAGGGGAATGAGGATGACGATAGTGACGAGTCCTATGGAGAAA GTGTGCTGTACAGTGCTGTCAGAAGCTACAAAGCCACAAATAGAGACGAGGTGTCTATGGACATTGGCTCAGTGGTGGAAGTCCTGCAGAAGTCTGACAATGGCTGGTGGCTGATCAG ATACAACGGCAAGAGCGGCTTCGTACCTGCCATGTACCTGCAGCCCTACAACAACCCCCGTGTCCGCCTGGCGGCTCTCAACCTGGCCCAGCTACAGGTCCACAGCTCCAGCTCTGACCACACGCTGGCCGGACACTCCCACGAGCGCAGCCATTCCCAAAGCAACATCCTGCAGCCGCCCAGCTCCCAACCTTCCACACCAAATCAGCTCAAGCCTACCGACAAGCTCAAGTCTCATTCTTTTAATGTTCTAACTGTGCCTCGGCTTAGCCCTTCACCTGTGATGGTCACCACCCCCGCCCCGGCATACCCTAGCAAGGGCACTCCAATGCCTACTATCATGGTGGAGGTGGATGGGGAGATGGATAGACGCAAGCGCAGCCTCGCCGGCAGCATGGGAAGCGAGGGCAGCATGGGAAGCGAGGGCAGTGACTTCAGCGACGACCTCAGTTCGTCATCCTGCAGCTCGTCCCTCAACCTGAGCCGCGCCGACATGGATGAGCGTCTCCGGCGCGCCCGCACACCGCCGCCCATGGTGGCCGACCGTCTCAACCCCGACAGCGGCGTGTTGGAGGGGAGGATGGTCCACGGAAGATCTGACCCAAACATGTTCAAGATGGCCCCAACCACCCCCAAGGTGCCCCCCAGGCCCAGGGTGCAGGAGATCCTGACACGCTGCACTACAGTCACGCGCAAGAACGCCTCCAAAGCCAAGCTGTCGCCAGCGCCTGCTGTGATACTGAGCCGTTAA
- the LOC110486861 gene encoding NADPH oxidase organizer 1-like isoform X1 — MTNMEEQRYPVNIRLIGVMHKEKSKMYMTSVLWSDQNDIIVYRTFKDFKTLNEQMKKKFPPANPLKKSDRIIPRFRDWRMKINTKNNGPSKSVVQLKFLEKYCSELLSCDPRVSQCPELIRYFHPKDQDLQPEFAKNSIMIMPSEDSAGHDKSVNIGNVTQPFVTEAYRCMAPYETKDTKNRPFKVAVDENLDVLIKDKAGWWLVENEDKRMAWFPAPYLEKVEGNEDDDSDESYGESVLYSAVRSYKATNRDEVSMDIGSVVEVLQKSDNGWWLIRYNGKSGFVPAMYLQPYNNPRVRLAALNLAQLQVHSSSSDHTLAGHSHERSHSQSNILQPPSSQPSTPNQLKPTDKLKSHSFNVLTVPRLSPSPVMVTTPAPAYPSKGTPMPTIMVEVDGEMDRRKRSLAGSMGSEGSMGSEGSDFSDDLSSSSCSSSLNLSRADMDERLRRARTPPPMVADRLNPDSGVLEGRMVHGRSDPNMFKMAPTTPKVPPRPRVQEILTRCTTVTRKNASKAKLSPAPAVILSR; from the exons ATGACTAACATGGAGGAGCAACGGTATCCGGTTAATATCCGACTGATTGGAGTAATGCACAAGGAGAAAAGCAAA ATGTACATGACATCGGTGCTTTGGTCAGATCAGAATGACATCATTGTTTACAGAACCTTCAAGGACTTCAAGACACTTAAT GAACAAATGAAGAAGAAATTCCCACCTGCGAACCCACTTAAAAAATCGGACAGAATTATTCCTAGATTTCGAG ACTGGAGGATGAAGATTAACACAAAGAATAATGGTCCAAGCAAGTCGGTGGTCCAGCTCAAGTTTTTGGAGAAATACTGCAGCGAGCTCCTCAGCTGTGACCCGCGCGTCTCACAATGTCCTGAACTCATCCGGTACTTCCACCCCAAGGACCAAGATCTACAGCCAGAGTTTGCCAAGAATAG TATCATGATCATGCCTTCAGAGGATTCCGCTGGACATGACAAGAGTGTCAACATTGGAAACGTTACGCAGCCGTTCGTAACAGAGGCATACCGGTGCATGGCACCTTATGAGACCAAAGACACCAAGAACCGGCCGTTCAAAGTGGCCGTGGACGAAAACTTGGACGTGCTCATCAAAGACAAAGCAG GCTGGTGGCTGGTGGAGAATGAGGACAAGCGTATGGCCTGGTTCCCTGCTCCATACCTGGAGAAGGTAGAGGGGAATGAGGATGACGATAGTGACGAGTCCTATGGAGAAA GTGTGCTGTACAGTGCTGTCAGAAGCTACAAAGCCACAAATAGAGACGAGGTGTCTATGGACATTGGCTCAGTGGTGGAAGTCCTGCAGAAGTCTGACAATGGCTGGTGGCTGATCAG ATACAACGGCAAGAGCGGCTTCGTACCTGCCATGTACCTGCAGCCCTACAACAACCCCCGTGTCCGCCTGGCGGCTCTCAACCTGGCCCAGCTACAGGTCCACAGCTCCAGCTCTGACCACACGCTGGCCGGACACTCCCACGAGCGCAGCCATTCCCAAAGCAACATCCTGCAGCCGCCCAGCTCCCAACCTTCCACACCAAATCAGCTCAAGCCTACCGACAAGCTCAAGTCTCATTCTTTTAATGTTCTAACTGTGCCTCGGCTTAGCCCTTCACCTGTGATGGTCACCACCCCCGCCCCGGCATACCCTAGCAAGGGCACTCCAATGCCTACTATCATGGTGGAGGTGGATGGGGAGATGGATAGACGCAAGCGCAGCCTCGCCGGCAGCATGGGAAGCGAGGGCAGCATGGGAAGCGAGGGCAGTGACTTCAGCGACGACCTCAGTTCGTCATCCTGCAGCTCGTCCCTCAACCTGAGCCGCGCCGACATGGATGAGCGTCTCCGGCGCGCCCGCACACCGCCGCCCATGGTGGCCGACCGTCTCAACCCCGACAGCGGCGTGTTGGAGGGGAGGATGGTCCACGGAAGATCTGACCCAAACATGTTCAAGATGGCCCCAACCACCCCCAAGGTGCCCCCCAGGCCCAGGGTGCAGGAGATCCTGACACGCTGCACTACAGTCACGCGCAAGAACGCCTCCAAAGCCAAGCTGTCGCCAGCGCCTGCTGTGATACTGAGCCGTTAA